A single window of Chitinophaga sp. XS-30 DNA harbors:
- a CDS encoding helix-turn-helix transcriptional regulator, protein MAPTRDVFQAIADPTRRQIIGMLAGKSLNVNAIAQEFDMTRQAVSLHIQFLNDCGLIVIKQQGRERYCEARLERLNEVTDWVDQYRKYWDNKLDSLEGYLAKIQKKKK, encoded by the coding sequence ATGGCACCAACAAGAGACGTTTTTCAGGCAATAGCAGATCCAACCCGCAGGCAAATTATAGGTATGCTGGCCGGGAAGTCACTAAACGTCAACGCTATTGCCCAGGAGTTTGATATGACCCGGCAAGCAGTTTCATTGCATATACAATTCCTTAACGATTGCGGGCTTATTGTCATCAAACAACAAGGTAGAGAAAGGTATTGCGAAGCCAGGCTTGAAAGATTAAATGAAGTGACGGACTGGGTAGATCAATACCGGAAATATTGGGACAATAAACTTGATTCACTGGAAGGTTATCTGGCTAAAATTCAAAAAAAGAAAAAATAG
- a CDS encoding SRPBCC domain-containing protein yields the protein MEKYNTFKQEENTLIHTRMLDAPRDLVWEVWTNPEHIKEWWGPNGFSLTTKSMNVEPGKIWDFIMHGMGRDWDNKIEYVEVKKPSLLSYKHSGAENEDYNFTVSVFFEEVEGKTLLTMKSVFKSKAIIEELNRKVNAIEGGKQTLNRLGNYLAALVNNDKV from the coding sequence ATGGAAAAATACAACACATTCAAACAAGAAGAGAACACCCTCATACATACCAGAATGCTTGATGCTCCAAGGGATCTGGTTTGGGAAGTATGGACGAACCCGGAACATATAAAAGAATGGTGGGGGCCAAATGGCTTTTCGTTAACTACAAAATCAATGAATGTAGAACCAGGCAAAATCTGGGACTTTATTATGCACGGTATGGGACGGGATTGGGATAACAAAATTGAGTATGTAGAAGTGAAAAAGCCTTCCCTTTTGTCTTATAAACATTCCGGTGCAGAAAACGAAGACTACAATTTCACAGTTTCTGTTTTCTTTGAAGAAGTTGAAGGAAAAACATTATTGACAATGAAGTCGGTATTCAAGTCAAAAGCAATTATTGAAGAATTAAACAGAAAGGTAAATGCCATTGAAGGTGGCAAGCAAACTTTAAACAGACTTGGAAACTATCTTGCTGCATTAGTCAATAATGATAAAGTGTGA
- a CDS encoding dihydrofolate reductase family protein: protein MRKIISFMHISLDGFVAGPNGELDWAKVDDEIFDYVGKQTSAGDTAIYGRVTYQMMENYWPTAGDKPTATRHEIEHSKWYNKIQKVVLSKTMKDADLANTKFISGNLSDSINEVKQQAGNDILLFGSPTATHSLMQLNLIDGYWLFVNPIILGQGIPLFTDIKDKIKLKLLATRQFACGVTELNYTVEK from the coding sequence ATGAGAAAAATAATTTCATTTATGCACATATCGCTTGACGGGTTTGTAGCAGGGCCGAACGGAGAACTGGACTGGGCTAAAGTTGATGACGAAATTTTTGATTACGTCGGTAAACAGACAAGCGCAGGCGACACTGCAATATATGGACGGGTAACTTATCAGATGATGGAAAATTACTGGCCTACCGCGGGGGACAAGCCAACAGCGACCAGGCACGAGATCGAACATTCAAAGTGGTATAACAAAATTCAAAAAGTTGTTTTATCAAAAACAATGAAAGATGCAGATTTGGCTAACACAAAATTTATCAGCGGCAACCTTTCGGACAGCATAAATGAAGTAAAACAACAGGCAGGTAATGACATCTTGCTTTTTGGCAGCCCGACGGCAACACATTCCCTTATGCAACTGAACTTAATCGACGGCTACTGGCTATTTGTCAATCCTATTATTCTTGGACAAGGCATTCCATTGTTTACAGACATCAAAGACAAAATAAAACTGAAGCTATTGGCTACCCGGCAGTTTGCTTGCGGGGTAACAGAGCTGAATTATACTGTGGAAAAATAA
- a CDS encoding DUF86 domain-containing protein, translated as MTFDAYEADSKTKDAVERNFEIIGEASSRIPDSFKNIHPGIEWRIIKDFRNFIIHEYFGINNLIVWDIIQHRLPDLLKEINGLLSEEA; from the coding sequence ATGACCTTTGATGCTTATGAGGCCGATTCAAAAACAAAAGATGCAGTAGAAAGAAATTTTGAAATCATAGGAGAGGCTTCGTCAAGGATTCCCGATAGCTTTAAGAATATACATCCTGGAATTGAATGGAGAATCATCAAGGATTTTCGAAATTTTATTATTCATGAATATTTTGGGATAAATAATCTGATCGTATGGGATATTATCCAACACCGGTTGCCGGATTTATTGAAAGAAATTAATGGCTTACTGTCTGAGGAAGCTTAA
- a CDS encoding AraC family transcriptional regulator, with product MNSHQLFRFSTISEYHRAAGLPKPAHPLISVVHMDDITLPIAEIPFSLIYDFYSISLKKAQHTKFKYGQQAGDFDEGVLFFMSPGQLFGIDSVVDMAEVKRPEGWMILIHPDFLWNTPLAKAIKQYEFFSYSVYEALYLSNREETLITNIANQIQQEYNANIDQFSQNVIIAQLELLLTYSERFYQRQFITRKIASHELLTRLEDYLSNYFNNGSLAKQGLPSVVHIAEALNISPGYLSSLLKSLTGQSTQQHLHNKLIDLAKEKLSTTNLSVSEIAYELGFEHLQSFSKLFKTKTSLSPLEFRHSFN from the coding sequence ATGAACAGCCACCAGCTTTTTCGCTTCAGTACGATCAGTGAATATCACCGGGCAGCAGGTCTGCCTAAGCCGGCGCACCCGCTGATCAGCGTTGTTCACATGGACGACATTACACTGCCCATCGCCGAAATTCCGTTCAGCCTGATCTATGATTTTTATTCCATTTCTCTTAAAAAGGCGCAGCACACTAAGTTCAAATACGGGCAGCAGGCTGGTGATTTTGACGAAGGTGTTTTATTCTTTATGTCACCGGGACAATTATTCGGTATCGATAGCGTAGTCGATATGGCTGAGGTAAAACGCCCCGAAGGCTGGATGATCCTGATCCACCCCGATTTTTTATGGAACACACCGCTCGCTAAAGCCATCAAACAGTATGAGTTTTTCAGCTATTCGGTCTATGAAGCGCTGTACCTTTCCAATAGGGAAGAAACGCTGATCACCAACATTGCGAACCAGATCCAACAGGAGTACAACGCCAATATCGACCAGTTTAGTCAAAACGTGATCATCGCACAGCTGGAACTCTTACTGACCTATTCGGAAAGGTTTTACCAGCGACAGTTCATCACCCGGAAAATCGCCAGCCACGAGTTGCTGACGAGGCTGGAAGATTATCTCTCAAACTATTTTAATAACGGCAGTCTGGCCAAACAAGGCCTGCCCAGTGTAGTTCACATTGCCGAAGCGTTAAATATCTCCCCGGGTTACCTGAGTAGTCTGCTCAAATCTTTAACCGGCCAAAGCACACAGCAACATCTGCACAACAAGCTGATCGATCTAGCTAAAGAAAAGCTGTCAACCACCAATCTTTCGGTCAGCGAAATTGCCTATGAGCTAGGATTTGAACACTTGCAGTCGTTCAGCAAACTCTTTAAAACCAAGACCAGTCTTTCGCCGCTGGAGTTTCGCCATTCGTTTAATTAG
- a CDS encoding SDR family oxidoreductase — MRVFITGATGFIGTAIVQELISAGHQVLGLARSNASAKKLVEAGAEVHRGDLEDLESLRSGAAQSDGVIHAGFIHDFTRFKEVCEVDKIAIETIGEVLAGSGRPLIVTSGTALVSPGRLATEDIIPPFSPAWPRASEQTADAVAALGVRAAVIRLSPSVHGDDDKHGFIPILINIAREKGVSAYIGGGLNRWNAVHRLDAANLYRLALENAAPCARYHGSAEEAITVKTIAEAIGKQLNLPVKSIAPEAAGEHFGWFSHMAAIDCTASSKLTQEGLNWHPTHSTLLADIENGIYTK; from the coding sequence ATGCGTGTATTTATCACAGGAGCCACGGGCTTCATTGGTACTGCCATTGTGCAGGAATTAATTAGTGCTGGCCATCAGGTATTAGGACTGGCGCGCTCGAATGCATCAGCCAAAAAGCTCGTCGAAGCTGGTGCCGAAGTCCATCGCGGTGACCTGGAAGACCTGGAAAGCCTTCGGAGCGGTGCCGCTCAGTCCGATGGCGTGATTCATGCCGGATTTATCCATGACTTTACCCGATTCAAGGAAGTATGCGAGGTGGATAAAATAGCCATCGAAACCATCGGCGAAGTGCTGGCCGGTTCCGGCCGGCCTTTGATCGTTACTTCCGGCACAGCGCTGGTCAGCCCAGGCAGACTGGCTACCGAAGATATTATCCCACCGTTCAGCCCTGCCTGGCCGCGTGCTTCCGAGCAAACAGCAGATGCCGTAGCAGCGCTGGGTGTCCGTGCAGCAGTCATCCGTTTATCGCCATCAGTGCATGGCGATGATGATAAGCATGGCTTCATACCGATATTGATCAATATTGCCCGTGAAAAAGGTGTTTCTGCCTATATAGGGGGAGGACTCAACCGATGGAACGCAGTGCACCGGCTGGATGCCGCCAATTTATACCGGCTGGCTTTAGAAAACGCTGCACCATGTGCTCGTTATCATGGTTCTGCAGAAGAAGCTATTACAGTCAAAACAATTGCCGAAGCCATAGGCAAACAACTGAATCTCCCGGTAAAATCAATAGCTCCCGAAGCTGCGGGGGAACATTTTGGCTGGTTCTCACATATGGCTGCGATCGACTGCACGGCGTCGAGTAAATTGACACAGGAAGGTTTGAACTGGCATCCAACACACTCAACCTTGCTTGCTGATATCGAGAACGGCATTTATACCAAATAG
- a CDS encoding Shedu immune nuclease family protein — MVKNVKSATKKRATRTAPKKKASKGFVVINNRSYGKNLQGLKVYFEGRKPSSLKKDGSISFGKNILELLTKHFDRFRWILTEDTNSIHKRYGIAEVRTSVRTISKMYNESFLRGKDLKLDIIERSFSQLYPDAFNFGRAINYKAGMLSDILKEDILNSLSADDKDALNRFIPGYVAKESVSVASVLNATTQIVTLKELATELRTEITKSHSENWWQQYIHKNILIIQQGYIQAIDKMNIAIGSTKFPDFSLITHDSFLDILEIKKPDTGLIKEDSSRNNFYWETEISKAIIQVENYIENVSKHADTIRGHIKDNYGIELKVLRPRGIILAGRAGNFSTQKQKDDFRLLTLASRNLIFITYDELITRLDNYIEVLEKHSVKPRRSKETKKRTVAKKAGAKKILPRNKVEK; from the coding sequence ATGGTAAAAAATGTCAAATCTGCCACTAAGAAAAGGGCTACAAGGACTGCTCCAAAAAAAAAGGCTTCAAAAGGTTTTGTTGTGATTAATAACAGATCTTATGGTAAAAACTTGCAAGGTCTTAAGGTGTATTTTGAAGGCAGGAAGCCCAGTTCTTTAAAAAAAGATGGTAGCATTAGCTTTGGTAAAAATATTTTAGAGTTGCTAACAAAACACTTTGATAGATTCCGGTGGATTCTGACAGAGGACACTAATAGTATTCATAAAAGATATGGAATAGCAGAAGTAAGAACATCTGTTCGGACCATAAGTAAGATGTACAATGAGTCATTCTTACGTGGAAAAGACCTTAAATTAGATATAATAGAAAGATCATTTTCCCAACTTTATCCTGATGCTTTCAATTTTGGAAGGGCGATTAACTATAAGGCAGGTATGTTATCAGATATTCTCAAAGAAGATATCCTAAACAGCTTGTCTGCCGATGATAAGGATGCACTGAATAGGTTTATACCCGGTTATGTTGCAAAAGAGTCAGTATCGGTCGCAAGTGTTCTAAATGCAACGACACAGATTGTGACTTTAAAGGAACTGGCAACGGAACTTAGAACAGAAATTACTAAATCTCACAGCGAGAACTGGTGGCAGCAATATATTCATAAAAATATCCTAATCATCCAGCAGGGGTATATACAGGCCATCGATAAAATGAATATTGCTATCGGTAGTACGAAATTTCCAGATTTTTCTTTGATAACACATGATAGCTTCTTGGACATACTAGAAATAAAGAAACCAGATACCGGGTTAATAAAAGAAGATTCCAGCCGAAATAACTTTTACTGGGAAACCGAAATTTCTAAAGCTATAATTCAGGTAGAGAACTACATTGAAAATGTATCAAAACATGCCGATACAATTAGAGGCCATATAAAAGACAACTATGGAATTGAACTAAAGGTGCTGCGACCAAGGGGTATTATACTGGCCGGGAGGGCAGGGAACTTTAGCACTCAAAAGCAAAAAGACGATTTCAGACTGTTGACTTTAGCTTCAAGGAATCTCATTTTTATTACCTATGATGAGTTGATTACTCGGTTGGATAACTACATTGAAGTGCTAGAAAAACATTCTGTTAAGCCAAGGAGATCTAAAGAAACGAAGAAAAGGACAGTTGCTAAGAAAGCTGGAGCAAAAAAGATTCTACCACGCAATAAAGTAGAAAAGTGA